A single genomic interval of Selenobaculum gibii harbors:
- a CDS encoding DUF4321 domain-containing protein, whose protein sequence is MKGKSYLAMFLFMAVGAVCGGLFGDFLITIPQLAEMVTPLSRQYTVFDFAPATMNLYIIKLSLSFCFQPSFFSLIGAGLGIYLYKRF, encoded by the coding sequence GTGAAGGGGAAATCTTACTTAGCGATGTTTCTTTTTATGGCAGTAGGTGCTGTATGTGGGGGATTATTTGGCGATTTCTTAATCACAATTCCACAACTTGCTGAGATGGTAACTCCATTGAGCAGGCAATATACAGTATTTGATTTTGCACCTGCTACGATGAACTTATATATAATTAAATTATCTTTAAGTTTTTGTTTCCAGCCTAGCTTTTTTAGTCTTATAGGTGCTGGATTGGGCATTTATTTATATAAAAGATTTTAA